The Methanohalophilus levihalophilus genome has a segment encoding these proteins:
- a CDS encoding metal ABC transporter solute-binding protein, Zn/Mn family — MLSHNFSKKITLTILLIILIATCGCISDNGKNESTQSMEDSDGKIIVAVSILPQQEFVEKIGGDRVKTVLMIPPGASPATHEPTPGQLQEISDARMYAIVGSNLPFEEVWLEKLQDINKDMIIVDCSEGIELREMEEHDEEQRESIQHADEEEMHSHEGTDPHIWTNPLNAQIMVKNIHEALVEIDPENETYYTENKESYLAELEELDSRIRDSLEGKEGAYIMAFHPSWGYFADEYGINMLTIETEGKEPSAKELSKIVDSAREHEIKVIFVQSQFSTQSAEAIAEEIDGQVIQIDPLAKDYIENLDNVTTVFATAIE; from the coding sequence ATGCTAAGCCATAATTTCTCAAAGAAAATTACCCTGACAATACTATTAATCATACTAATTGCAACTTGTGGTTGTATTTCTGACAATGGAAAGAACGAATCCACCCAAAGCATGGAAGATTCTGACGGAAAAATCATTGTAGCAGTAAGCATTCTTCCACAGCAGGAGTTTGTGGAAAAAATAGGTGGCGACCGGGTTAAAACCGTTCTTATGATCCCGCCCGGAGCAAGCCCTGCAACACATGAACCTACCCCGGGACAGCTTCAGGAAATATCCGATGCCAGAATGTATGCGATTGTTGGATCAAATTTACCTTTCGAGGAAGTGTGGCTTGAAAAGTTGCAAGATATCAACAAAGATATGATTATTGTAGACTGTTCCGAAGGGATTGAGCTCAGGGAAATGGAAGAGCATGACGAAGAGCAACGGGAAAGCATCCAGCATGCAGATGAAGAAGAAATGCACAGTCACGAGGGGACTGATCCACACATCTGGACAAATCCCCTGAATGCTCAAATAATGGTCAAAAACATCCATGAAGCCCTTGTTGAAATTGATCCTGAAAATGAAACGTATTACACTGAAAACAAGGAAAGCTACCTTGCAGAACTTGAGGAACTTGACAGTCGCATAAGAGACTCACTTGAAGGTAAAGAAGGAGCTTACATAATGGCATTCCATCCTTCCTGGGGATACTTTGCCGATGAATATGGAATTAATATGCTTACCATCGAGACTGAAGGCAAAGAACCAAGCGCAAAAGAGCTAAGCAAGATAGTTGATTCTGCCAGGGAACATGAGATTAAGGTTATTTTTGTCCAGTCACAATTCAGCACACAGAGTGCGGAAGCAATTGCAGAGGAAATCGATGGCCAGGTTATTCAGATAGACCCTCTTGCAAAGGACTATATAGAGAATCTGGATAATGTAACAACAGTCTTTGCTACAGCTATTGAGTGA
- the gatD gene encoding Glu-tRNA(Gln) amidotransferase subunit GatD: protein MDYELGDIIRVTRNGNEYEGVAMPSVTGHIVVKMKNGYNVGIEPEGAEITLIEKKAEGKTIPHKEKAQANKNLPNITILSTGGTIASKVDYRTGAVTAHFSADDIVKAIPELEEIANIRGRIITNILSENMKPETWIDLARAVAEEIENGADGIVIAHGTDTMMYSAAALSFMLQTPVPVVFVGSQRSADRPSSDNVMNAICAATVAISDIAEVCVVMHESSSDDGCAIHYGTRVRKMHTSRRDAFKSLNSEPIGHVDYSNREITTNLNYAKRGEKKLKLFETIQPKCALVKFTPAADPAVLSYYIDKRYKGIVIEGTGLGHVSTDWVPEIERATKAGIPIIVTSQCLNGRICDRVYDTGRDMIKAGAIEAEDMLPEVALVKLMWVLGQTDDMDKIREFMQNPVAKEIACCSLK, encoded by the coding sequence ATGGATTACGAGTTGGGAGATATAATCAGAGTCACAAGAAACGGTAATGAATATGAAGGTGTAGCCATGCCTTCGGTAACCGGCCATATTGTGGTGAAGATGAAAAACGGTTATAACGTGGGAATTGAACCTGAAGGTGCAGAAATTACTTTGATTGAGAAAAAAGCTGAAGGAAAAACAATCCCCCATAAGGAAAAAGCGCAAGCAAACAAGAACCTTCCCAACATTACGATCCTTTCCACAGGCGGAACAATTGCGAGTAAGGTGGATTACCGCACAGGTGCAGTAACCGCCCACTTTTCTGCAGATGACATTGTTAAAGCAATTCCAGAACTTGAGGAAATCGCAAACATCCGGGGAAGGATTATTACAAACATACTTTCCGAAAATATGAAACCGGAAACCTGGATTGATCTTGCTCGTGCTGTTGCTGAGGAAATAGAGAATGGAGCTGATGGGATTGTCATTGCCCACGGCACAGACACTATGATGTATTCGGCAGCAGCCCTCTCTTTCATGCTGCAAACCCCGGTTCCTGTAGTTTTCGTTGGTTCCCAGAGAAGTGCAGACAGACCAAGCAGTGACAATGTGATGAATGCGATCTGCGCGGCAACTGTCGCAATCAGCGATATTGCAGAGGTTTGTGTTGTAATGCATGAGAGCAGTTCTGACGACGGGTGCGCAATTCATTACGGCACACGTGTGAGAAAGATGCACACTTCCCGCAGGGATGCTTTCAAATCACTCAATTCAGAACCAATAGGACATGTTGATTACTCAAACCGGGAAATTACAACAAACCTGAATTATGCAAAACGCGGTGAGAAAAAGCTGAAACTTTTTGAAACAATACAACCAAAGTGTGCTTTAGTAAAATTCACTCCGGCAGCAGATCCGGCAGTTCTTTCCTACTACATTGATAAGAGATACAAAGGAATCGTAATTGAAGGAACTGGACTTGGGCATGTTTCCACGGATTGGGTTCCTGAAATAGAAAGAGCAACGAAAGCAGGAATCCCGATAATAGTGACGTCACAGTGTCTTAACGGACGTATCTGTGATAGAGTATACGACACAGGCAGGGATATGATAAAAGCAGGGGCAATCGAAGCTGAAGATATGCTGCCTGAAGTTGCGCTTGTCAAACTTATGTGGGTGTTGGGACAGACTGATGATATGGATAAAATAAGAGAGTTTATGCAGAATCCGGTCGCCAAAGAGATTGCGTGCTGCAGCCTTAAATGA
- a CDS encoding metal ABC transporter ATP-binding protein, translated as MEEAVEVRNLSVYYGRIPALKEVNLKVDKGDFLGIIGPNGGGKSTLLKVLLGLIKPDSGDVRIFGKVPAKAREYLGYVPQHSAYRPDFPVDVREVVLMGRLGKNRMLKKYTREDIEAVNNALRKVKMLEFKDRQISELSGGQRQRVFIARALASEPEILLLDEPVAGIDALMQKEFYEILAELKSKITIIMVSHDLSAVSTYVDKIACLNQTLFFHDSKEISESDLKHAYHCPVDLIAHGMPHRVLKEH; from the coding sequence GTGGAAGAAGCAGTTGAAGTCCGCAATTTATCTGTTTACTATGGGAGAATTCCTGCCTTAAAAGAGGTGAACCTGAAAGTAGACAAAGGAGATTTCCTCGGGATTATAGGCCCCAACGGCGGAGGAAAAAGCACACTGCTCAAAGTCCTGCTGGGCCTGATAAAACCGGATAGCGGAGATGTGCGGATTTTTGGAAAAGTGCCTGCAAAAGCAAGAGAATATCTTGGCTATGTTCCACAACACAGTGCATATCGTCCTGACTTCCCTGTAGATGTAAGGGAAGTTGTACTTATGGGAAGACTGGGGAAAAACCGGATGCTCAAAAAGTATACCAGAGAAGATATTGAAGCTGTAAATAATGCGCTCCGGAAAGTTAAAATGCTTGAATTCAAAGATCGGCAGATTTCTGAACTTTCAGGGGGACAGCGGCAAAGGGTATTTATTGCACGAGCCCTGGCGAGCGAACCTGAAATCCTTTTGCTGGATGAGCCCGTAGCAGGAATTGACGCATTGATGCAAAAAGAGTTCTATGAGATACTTGCCGAGCTCAAATCCAAAATTACAATCATTATGGTTTCCCACGATTTAAGCGCAGTCTCCACTTATGTTGATAAAATTGCATGCTTAAACCAGACACTTTTCTTCCATGACTCAAAGGAAATTTCAGAATCCGATCTGAAACATGCATACCATTGCCCCGTAGATTTGATTGCACACGGAATGCCCCACAGGGTACTGAAGGAACATTGA
- a CDS encoding DUF5371 family protein, translating to MKIVHAQTVLTEEQLEALKKKANESSTKEALSVAVQHFLECEYTDMNDEMWTRKLEKVVQKKSKKD from the coding sequence ATGAAAATTGTACATGCACAGACTGTATTAACAGAGGAGCAATTAGAGGCTCTGAAGAAGAAAGCTAATGAGTCTTCTACTAAAGAGGCGCTCAGTGTTGCTGTACAACATTTTCTCGAGTGTGAGTACACGGATATGAACGATGAAATGTGGACCCGCAAACTCGAGAAAGTAGTACAGAAAAAGAGTAAAAAAGACTAA
- the argH gene encoding argininosuccinate lyase yields MSDILRRGRLESVPDEEIMEYTTSLKADRWIFDADILVDFAHTVMLTEQGIIKQSDSGSILKGLLQVREEGIDRLDHSYEDIHIALEARLIDLVGEDVGGRMHSGRSRNDEVATCIRLRLREELLGMMEELVHIRAVLLELAGKHRETLMPGYTHLQHAQPTTMAHHMMAHQQALGRDLERAIDCFARVNRSPLGAAAFASTGFSINRERTRELLAFNEIIENSMDAVSSRDFLIETASVISCIMINLTRIAEELVVWSSTEFSFIELSDQYASTSSIMPQKKNPDTAELLRGKSGVATGSLIALLTICKGLPLSYNRDLQEATPHIWNSVLTCRASLRVAAGMLASMKINEDILAEQSTTGFTTATELADTLVRECDIPFRTAHQIVGQLARMENEPDISDIETAGKDILGESLIKRGLTEQMVKEALDPMLNIKRRNNIGGPNPEEIGNSIARVREQLLVEERKVAKISENIDDALANLMKSVNEFTKDN; encoded by the coding sequence ATGAGTGACATCCTGCGACGCGGACGGCTGGAGTCGGTTCCTGATGAAGAGATTATGGAATACACAACATCTCTCAAAGCCGACAGATGGATTTTTGATGCAGATATTCTTGTGGATTTTGCACATACCGTAATGCTTACAGAACAGGGAATTATCAAACAATCCGATTCCGGATCAATCCTTAAAGGTTTACTGCAGGTCAGGGAAGAAGGAATTGACAGGCTTGATCACTCATATGAAGATATTCATATTGCTCTGGAAGCGAGACTAATAGATCTTGTTGGTGAAGACGTCGGCGGAAGGATGCATTCCGGAAGATCTCGTAATGATGAAGTTGCAACCTGCATACGGCTGAGATTACGAGAAGAGCTTCTGGGAATGATGGAAGAATTAGTGCATATACGTGCCGTATTACTTGAATTGGCAGGTAAGCACCGGGAAACCTTGATGCCCGGGTACACTCATTTGCAACATGCACAACCAACAACAATGGCACATCACATGATGGCACATCAGCAGGCCTTGGGAAGAGATCTTGAAAGAGCAATCGATTGCTTCGCCCGTGTGAATCGCTCACCACTGGGTGCAGCTGCATTTGCTTCAACCGGCTTTTCCATAAACCGGGAAAGAACCCGGGAACTGCTGGCCTTTAATGAGATTATTGAAAACTCCATGGATGCTGTTAGCAGTCGTGACTTCCTGATAGAAACCGCTTCAGTGATTTCATGCATTATGATTAATCTGACGCGCATTGCAGAAGAGCTGGTTGTCTGGTCTTCAACCGAGTTTTCATTCATTGAACTTTCAGACCAATATGCTTCCACTTCATCAATAATGCCCCAGAAGAAGAACCCGGACACTGCAGAACTCCTGAGAGGAAAAAGCGGAGTTGCAACCGGGAGCCTTATAGCATTACTTACAATTTGCAAAGGATTGCCATTAAGTTACAACCGAGATCTTCAGGAAGCAACGCCCCACATCTGGAATAGTGTCCTGACTTGCCGTGCATCTTTGAGAGTTGCAGCAGGAATGCTGGCATCCATGAAAATCAATGAAGATATACTTGCAGAACAATCAACAACTGGATTTACAACTGCTACAGAACTTGCAGACACCCTCGTTAGAGAATGTGATATCCCCTTCCGGACAGCTCACCAGATAGTCGGCCAGCTTGCACGAATGGAAAATGAACCGGATATTTCAGACATCGAGACAGCCGGAAAAGACATCCTCGGGGAAAGCCTGATTAAACGCGGACTCACTGAACAGATGGTAAAAGAAGCCCTTGATCCAATGCTTAATATAAAGAGAAGGAACAACATCGGCGGACCGAATCCAGAAGAAATAGGCAATTCAATTGCAAGGGTGCGAGAGCAGCTTTTAGTGGAAGAAAGAAAAGTTGCCAAAATCAGTGAAAACATTGATGATGCACTGGCTAATCTCATGAAATCCGTCAATGAATTCACAAAAGACAATTAA
- a CDS encoding formate--phosphoribosylaminoimidazolecarboxamide ligase family protein yields MIDRKEIIEIAENYTYDDVRIGAIASHSGLDVFDGAVEEGFNTYAVCRNGREKTYANYFRSKRDAQGNVIRGIVDDYVCYDGFDEVLLKENQQQLVDTNTLFIPNRSFTSYCSIDEIENNFAVPLVGSRNMLRSEERGLDQDYYWLLEKAGLPFPEKINDPQDIDALCIVKLPHAVKKLERGFFTAGTYNEYVEKSESLIKQGVITREALAEARIERYVIGPVFNFDLFYSPIEEEMEKVELLGIDWRFETSLDGHVRLPAPQQMTLAEHQLTPEYTVCGHNSATLRESLLEKVFELAEVYVKASQEYYDPGVIGPFCLQTCIDKDLNFYIYDVAPRVGGGTNVHMSVGHPYGNTLWRKPMSTGRRVAMEIKRAIDTDQLGMIVT; encoded by the coding sequence ATGATAGACAGAAAAGAGATTATCGAAATCGCTGAAAATTATACCTATGATGACGTTCGCATCGGTGCAATCGCATCCCATTCCGGCCTTGATGTATTTGATGGTGCCGTGGAAGAAGGCTTCAATACGTACGCAGTCTGCAGGAATGGTCGTGAAAAAACCTATGCAAATTATTTCCGTTCCAAACGGGATGCTCAGGGCAATGTTATACGCGGAATAGTTGATGACTATGTCTGCTATGATGGTTTCGATGAAGTACTGTTGAAAGAGAATCAACAACAATTGGTTGATACTAATACTCTCTTTATTCCAAACCGTTCATTTACTTCATACTGCAGCATTGATGAAATCGAAAACAATTTCGCAGTGCCTCTTGTCGGTAGCCGGAATATGCTTCGCAGCGAAGAACGAGGTCTCGATCAGGACTATTACTGGCTACTTGAAAAAGCAGGCCTTCCATTCCCTGAAAAAATCAATGACCCTCAGGATATTGATGCTCTTTGTATAGTTAAGCTCCCTCACGCAGTGAAGAAACTTGAACGCGGATTCTTTACCGCAGGCACATATAATGAATATGTGGAAAAATCCGAGTCTCTCATCAAACAGGGCGTAATTACCCGCGAGGCACTCGCAGAAGCCCGTATTGAGAGGTATGTTATCGGCCCTGTCTTTAACTTCGATTTATTCTATTCTCCAATTGAAGAGGAAATGGAAAAAGTTGAGTTGCTTGGAATTGACTGGAGATTCGAAACAAGTCTTGATGGTCATGTCAGGCTTCCAGCCCCTCAGCAGATGACTCTTGCAGAACATCAGCTTACTCCTGAGTACACGGTGTGCGGGCACAACTCTGCTACTTTGAGGGAATCCCTTCTGGAGAAGGTCTTTGAACTTGCCGAGGTTTACGTGAAGGCTTCACAGGAATATTATGATCCTGGTGTCATCGGCCCATTCTGCTTGCAGACTTGCATCGACAAGGATCTGAATTTCTACATTTACGATGTCGCTCCCCGTGTAGGTGGTGGAACCAATGTGCACATGTCTGTGGGTCACCCCTATGGAAACACTCTCTGGAGGAAACCAATGAGTACAGGGCGCAGGGTTGCCATGGAAATTAAGCGTGCAATTGATACGGATCAGCTTGGGATGATTGTAACTTAA
- a CDS encoding type IV pilin: MKLPEIFKRDDAVSPVIGVILMVAITVILAAVIAAFVFGLGSPETAPQASVKGSTDTVNSNSAVKVEHQGGDAITMITSNTKVTVDGTEIDTYNTSAADKFEAGETLYLVKASGGEYTLGNLSSTTVNATAAFAAAGETVNIKVIDVPTQQLIADFDVRF; encoded by the coding sequence ATGAAATTACCAGAAATATTTAAGAGAGACGATGCAGTGTCCCCGGTCATCGGTGTTATCCTGATGGTCGCCATCACTGTCATCCTCGCAGCTGTAATCGCTGCATTTGTATTCGGACTCGGATCACCAGAAACTGCCCCACAGGCAAGTGTTAAGGGAAGTACTGATACCGTAAACTCTAACAGTGCCGTTAAAGTTGAACATCAGGGTGGAGACGCAATTACCATGATTACTTCTAACACCAAAGTAACCGTTGATGGTACGGAAATTGATACTTATAACACTAGTGCAGCTGATAAATTTGAAGCTGGAGAAACTCTCTATCTTGTCAAGGCCTCAGGTGGGGAATATACCCTTGGCAACTTAAGTTCAACCACTGTTAATGCTACCGCTGCATTTGCAGCTGCTGGTGAGACTGTTAATATCAAGGTCATTGATGTTCCAACTCAGCAGTTGATTGCAGACTTTGATGTAAGATTCTAA
- a CDS encoding metal ABC transporter permease produces the protein MLEILQYQFMQTAIIAGLLASIACGIIGVYVVVKRIVFISGGIAHASFGGIGLGYFLGINPILSVLPFSVLTAVVMGLVNRRTKIAEDTAIGILWAVGMAIGVMFVGLTPGYAPDLMTYLFGNILTVPLMDLYLMAVLDVIIIIFAYLFYKEFLAISFDEEFAEVSDLPVEKLNLLLLCLIALTIVVMIRIVGLILVIALLTIPASISRSFSGNLIGMMKLSICFGAVFTILGLFLSYILDVPSGSTIILVMAAGYLLHIPLRKIITASKKQQTI, from the coding sequence ATGCTGGAAATCTTGCAATACCAATTCATGCAGACTGCAATAATTGCAGGACTACTTGCCAGCATTGCATGCGGAATAATCGGGGTTTATGTCGTAGTCAAGAGAATCGTATTCATAAGCGGCGGTATTGCCCACGCGTCCTTTGGAGGAATCGGGCTCGGATACTTCCTTGGAATTAATCCTATCTTGAGTGTCCTGCCTTTCAGTGTCTTAACTGCTGTTGTAATGGGACTTGTCAATCGAAGGACAAAAATTGCAGAGGATACGGCAATCGGGATACTCTGGGCTGTAGGGATGGCAATCGGTGTCATGTTTGTAGGACTTACACCCGGCTATGCACCAGATCTCATGACCTACCTTTTCGGGAATATCCTGACAGTGCCTTTGATGGATCTTTACCTGATGGCAGTCCTTGACGTGATAATAATAATTTTTGCGTACCTTTTTTATAAGGAATTCCTGGCAATCAGTTTTGACGAAGAATTTGCCGAAGTATCAGACCTTCCCGTAGAAAAACTAAACCTTTTGCTACTTTGCCTTATTGCACTGACAATTGTTGTAATGATTCGCATTGTAGGACTAATCCTTGTCATCGCACTCTTAACAATTCCGGCATCAATAAGCCGCAGTTTTTCAGGAAACCTGATTGGAATGATGAAACTATCCATTTGCTTTGGAGCAGTTTTCACAATACTGGGTTTATTCCTGTCTTATATTCTTGACGTGCCTTCTGGTTCCACTATTATTCTTGTAATGGCTGCGGGGTACCTGCTCCACATACCACTCAGGAAAATAATAACTGCTTCCAAAAAACAACAAACTATTTAA
- a CDS encoding type IV pilin, with protein sequence MKTSNLFEEELALTPVIGTILMILIVVILASVSAIFLFDLGVSDEPPQASIKGTLGSANTGNFNVIMIEHQGGSEVMLNVATTRVEINGEAVNLDALAGANVEFEAGDVLYLVKNGSSTPYWLLQTSNSGGAQENVLGSGDTVGVKFIDINSQAVISDFEVSF encoded by the coding sequence ATGAAAACGTCAAATTTATTTGAAGAAGAACTGGCACTAACTCCTGTAATTGGTACCATTCTGATGATTCTTATTGTTGTTATTCTCGCATCTGTATCTGCTATTTTCCTTTTTGATTTAGGTGTATCTGACGAACCTCCTCAGGCAAGCATCAAAGGAACACTTGGAAGCGCAAATACGGGAAATTTCAATGTTATAATGATAGAGCATCAGGGTGGTAGTGAAGTTATGCTGAATGTTGCCACTACAAGAGTCGAAATTAATGGTGAAGCTGTGAATCTTGATGCTTTAGCTGGTGCAAATGTAGAATTCGAGGCTGGTGATGTTCTCTATCTTGTAAAAAATGGCTCTTCCACTCCTTACTGGCTACTTCAGACAAGTAATTCAGGAGGTGCGCAGGAGAATGTTCTCGGTTCAGGTGATACAGTTGGTGTCAAGTTTATTGACATAAACAGCCAGGCGGTTATCTCGGATTTTGAAGTTAGTTTCTAA
- a CDS encoding PAS domain S-box protein: MDLSKKILDSVSMGVWAVDKDKKFVYFNPGMEKITGLKEGEVLGKELKTFLSPTQQSVGDEAHFRELFRKLQETLEPTSYKSLPIITKDGAFSFQNGHLIPLLDKNGKYDGMVCTVEKVVERKISQKTLRDKLQSKETLQQIYRNSPVVAFLCTAEENWPLEFISENVSQFGYSIDDFISGKMNFGTWIHPEDLEGVKSDVTELEIGGRAYFSKEYRVLTKDGNTRWVTERSYLGRDEMGNPSYFQGILIDITPRKMAEDAMLESEKNYHLIFENSPLGIFNFDSDGVVTHSNDNIVTILGTPKDKILGFNMLTDLQDEKMADAVKAVFRKEQGHYEGKYCSTFSEKVTPIKADFSPNIAEDGTLLGGVGIVEDISERMKAEEALRLDESRLETLVKLNQMSEASLQEIIDFAREEGVRLTSSNMGYIAFVDEEEMIMRIVSWTDNAMNRCKVKDKKLEYKIRKTGLWGEAVRKRKLFINNNYNDPNPLKSGYSKGHVEIVRHMDVPIFEEDKVVALAGVANKMENYDNSDARQLTLLMQGMWRLIQRRKSEEKIKKSEDKFRTIFSSTNDAIFLHDFDGDLLEVNRAAYEKLGYSREEMLSMNTMDLNTRLSMEEIPERINYLKEKGNAIFEATYENKDGTAIPVEISARIIEYDDKPSILVVARDITERKRAEEELKRYAEELAEANEELKSLDKMKDEFLSNVSHELKTPLTSIKGYTQLLSDGTLGELNEEQLKAQNTVARNSERLKRLVESLLYLSRIQAGTVEYFFEPLQIEEILAHIQEDLKIQASQKKVNLELKLDKEMPLINGDRDKLTDMITNIVDNAIKFTPEEGNVTVSGLAEDEGIHIIVKDSGIGIPKEMIGSLFQRFYQIDSSRKRKYGGTGLGLYISKTIAEAHHGTIWIESEGEGKGTEVHISLPVSDTE; encoded by the coding sequence ATGGATTTAAGCAAGAAGATCCTTGATAGCGTATCCATGGGAGTTTGGGCAGTTGATAAGGATAAAAAATTTGTTTATTTTAATCCCGGGATGGAAAAAATAACCGGTTTGAAGGAAGGCGAAGTTCTCGGGAAAGAGTTGAAAACTTTCCTGTCCCCCACCCAACAAAGTGTGGGAGATGAAGCCCATTTCCGGGAGCTTTTCCGGAAACTTCAGGAAACACTGGAACCCACATCCTACAAGTCACTACCAATAATTACGAAAGACGGAGCCTTCAGTTTCCAGAACGGCCACCTCATCCCCTTGCTGGATAAGAATGGGAAATATGATGGAATGGTTTGTACCGTTGAAAAAGTTGTGGAACGCAAAATCAGCCAGAAAACACTTCGTGATAAGCTACAGTCAAAGGAAACACTTCAGCAGATTTACAGGAATAGCCCCGTAGTTGCATTCCTTTGTACAGCTGAGGAGAACTGGCCACTGGAATTCATTTCTGAAAATGTATCCCAGTTTGGGTATTCAATCGATGATTTCATTTCCGGAAAAATGAATTTCGGAACCTGGATCCATCCAGAGGATCTTGAAGGAGTTAAATCGGATGTCACTGAACTTGAAATCGGGGGCAGAGCTTATTTTTCAAAAGAATACCGCGTATTAACCAAAGACGGGAATACACGGTGGGTCACTGAGAGATCATATCTCGGAAGGGATGAAATGGGGAACCCATCTTATTTCCAGGGCATACTGATTGACATAACCCCTCGCAAGATGGCAGAAGATGCAATGCTTGAATCCGAAAAGAATTACCATCTTATTTTTGAAAATTCGCCACTGGGAATTTTCAACTTTGACTCCGATGGAGTAGTTACTCATTCCAACGATAACATTGTCACAATTCTCGGGACTCCAAAAGATAAAATCCTGGGATTCAACATGCTAACTGATTTGCAGGATGAGAAAATGGCTGATGCCGTAAAGGCAGTTTTCAGAAAGGAGCAGGGGCATTATGAAGGAAAATATTGCTCTACTTTCAGTGAGAAGGTAACACCCATTAAAGCCGATTTTAGTCCAAATATTGCTGAAGACGGAACCCTTCTGGGAGGAGTCGGAATTGTTGAAGATATCAGTGAGCGCATGAAAGCTGAGGAGGCTCTTCGACTTGATGAATCACGTCTGGAAACACTGGTTAAATTAAACCAGATGTCAGAAGCATCCTTGCAGGAAATAATCGATTTTGCCCGCGAGGAAGGTGTTCGGCTTACCAGTAGCAACATGGGATATATCGCATTTGTAGATGAAGAAGAAATGATCATGAGGATTGTCTCGTGGACGGACAATGCCATGAATCGCTGCAAAGTGAAAGATAAAAAACTAGAATACAAGATCCGTAAGACCGGACTCTGGGGCGAAGCGGTTCGCAAGAGAAAACTGTTTATCAATAACAATTACAATGATCCAAATCCCCTCAAGAGCGGATATTCCAAAGGTCATGTTGAAATTGTAAGACACATGGACGTACCTATTTTTGAAGAGGACAAAGTTGTTGCACTTGCAGGAGTTGCAAACAAAATGGAGAACTACGACAACTCTGATGCAAGACAGTTAACACTTCTTATGCAGGGAATGTGGAGACTAATACAACGCCGCAAATCTGAAGAAAAGATCAAAAAATCGGAAGATAAATTCAGGACTATTTTTTCAAGCACAAATGATGCAATTTTCCTGCACGATTTTGATGGAGACCTGCTTGAAGTAAATCGTGCAGCTTATGAAAAACTGGGTTATTCACGTGAAGAAATGCTTTCCATGAATACCATGGATCTGAACACCCGTTTGTCCATGGAAGAAATTCCTGAGCGCATAAATTACCTGAAAGAAAAAGGAAATGCAATTTTTGAAGCCACATATGAAAACAAGGATGGAACAGCCATTCCTGTGGAAATTAGCGCTCGTATTATCGAATACGATGACAAGCCCAGCATCCTTGTTGTAGCCCGTGATATCACAGAAAGGAAAAGGGCAGAAGAAGAGCTAAAACGATATGCTGAAGAGCTAGCTGAAGCTAACGAAGAACTTAAATCACTGGACAAGATGAAAGACGAATTCCTTTCAAATGTCAGCCACGAGCTCAAAACACCCCTCACTTCAATAAAAGGATACACCCAGCTGCTTTCTGACGGAACACTTGGCGAACTTAACGAGGAACAGCTCAAAGCCCAGAATACCGTAGCGCGCAATTCTGAACGTTTGAAAAGGCTTGTTGAAAGCTTACTCTACTTAAGCAGAATACAGGCCGGAACGGTGGAATACTTCTTCGAGCCATTGCAAATCGAGGAAATTCTTGCGCATATTCAGGAAGATTTGAAAATACAGGCAAGTCAAAAAAAGGTAAATCTTGAACTAAAACTTGACAAAGAAATGCCTTTGATCAACGGTGACAGGGATAAACTGACTGATATGATTACAAATATCGTGGATAATGCTATCAAGTTTACTCCGGAAGAAGGAAATGTAACTGTCAGCGGCCTTGCAGAAGATGAAGGAATTCACATAATTGTAAAGGACAGCGGTATTGGAATTCCGAAAGAGATGATTGGAAGCCTGTTCCAGAGGTTTTATCAGATTGATTCATCCCGCAAGCGTAAATATGGTGGCACAGGTCTTGGCCTTTACATTTCAAAAACAATTGCTGAAGCCCATCATGGGACAATCTGGATTGAGAGTGAAGGAGAAGGAAAGGGTACTGAAGTCCACATAAGTTTACCTGTTTCTGATACCGAATAA